In Thiovibrio frasassiensis, one DNA window encodes the following:
- a CDS encoding sulfite exporter TauE/SafE family protein produces the protein MKVDFWGHEFEVNMWVGCLGGFLIAIMSSMFGFGGGPFMVPLMTVALGLPMYIVVGSSLLAIFFNTGMATIRHMQFGNFDLLLFLSMFPAALLGGYLGPQIAKRLSPLVVKRVACVGLVLLGLKLLGLY, from the coding sequence ATGAAAGTAGATTTCTGGGGTCATGAATTTGAAGTCAACATGTGGGTCGGCTGTCTTGGCGGCTTTCTCATTGCCATAATGTCCTCGATGTTCGGTTTCGGCGGCGGCCCGTTCATGGTGCCGCTGATGACTGTCGCGCTGGGGCTGCCCATGTATATCGTAGTCGGCAGCTCGCTCTTGGCCATCTTCTTCAACACCGGCATGGCGACCATCCGGCACATGCAGTTCGGCAACTTCGACCTGCTGCTCTTTCTCTCCATGTTTCCCGCCGCTTTGTTGGGCGGCTACCTTGGCCCGCAGATCGCCAAACGATTGAGCCCCTTGGTGGTGAAGCGTGTTGCGTGCGTCGGCTTGGTACTGCTCGGCCTTAAGCTGTTGGGGTTGTATTAG
- a CDS encoding sulfite exporter TauE/SafE family protein gives MKVKFSMVPLLALVMMALPITQQAQAKEEAPAPTITLDKPSLNNGGEITVSGQAPAGAQVYVEVYAADKMVRANRFDSKKDPKTGKIPYKFYLTHELPAFYKIFVPKDMEPELEAARNAGSGWKYSEVLKKIGADASYNAPAKIKIDSYQATIMASILGSRGNLLDPMNEKDSKRESMKLVKGRFRSVNNLLAATVETQPDGAYTAKMKLRTGLAPGKYNVIVTAVTERIKDGDKETVKKVNSEVASFDNIQSFPIVYLNTAGTSINLLWPFLLTLGISIFGVLMGAGGGFILNPILVSIFPALPHTIVAGTVMPTVLFSQGSGIYNYSKIKFINWKLGIGIGCAMMVGGFIGPKLTELITLDQFKFAFGWILLVLSALMFWQTTPGYLEKNKKEQAILKEFKKRAEECAKRGEEGTKSCPTDQK, from the coding sequence ATGAAAGTTAAGTTCAGCATGGTGCCGTTACTTGCGCTGGTGATGATGGCCTTGCCCATCACCCAGCAGGCACAGGCTAAAGAGGAAGCCCCTGCTCCAACCATTACTCTCGACAAACCCTCCCTGAACAACGGTGGCGAGATCACCGTCAGCGGCCAGGCTCCTGCAGGCGCCCAGGTTTATGTCGAGGTCTACGCAGCAGACAAGATGGTACGCGCCAACCGTTTCGACAGCAAGAAAGACCCCAAAACCGGCAAAATTCCCTACAAATTTTACCTGACCCATGAACTGCCGGCATTCTACAAAATTTTCGTACCCAAAGACATGGAACCGGAGTTGGAAGCAGCCAGGAATGCTGGCAGCGGCTGGAAATATTCAGAAGTGCTGAAGAAGATCGGCGCCGACGCCTCCTACAATGCCCCGGCTAAAATCAAGATTGACAGCTACCAGGCCACCATCATGGCCAGCATCCTCGGCTCCCGCGGCAACCTGCTGGACCCCATGAACGAGAAAGATTCCAAACGCGAATCCATGAAGCTGGTGAAAGGCCGCTTCCGCAGTGTGAACAATCTGCTAGCCGCCACAGTCGAGACCCAACCAGACGGCGCATACACGGCCAAAATGAAACTCCGCACGGGGCTGGCCCCGGGCAAATATAATGTCATCGTTACCGCGGTCACAGAGCGCATCAAGGACGGAGACAAAGAAACGGTCAAAAAGGTCAACAGCGAGGTGGCAAGCTTCGACAACATACAATCTTTTCCCATCGTCTACCTTAACACTGCAGGCACCAGCATCAACCTTCTCTGGCCCTTCCTGCTCACTCTGGGCATCTCTATTTTCGGAGTACTTATGGGCGCGGGCGGCGGCTTCATTCTCAACCCCATCCTGGTTTCCATTTTTCCGGCCCTGCCCCATACCATCGTAGCCGGAACCGTCATGCCCACCGTGCTGTTCTCTCAGGGCTCCGGCATCTACAACTACTCAAAGATCAAGTTTATCAACTGGAAACTCGGCATCGGCATCGGCTGCGCCATGATGGTGGGCGGTTTCATCGGACCAAAGCTCACCGAGTTGATCACCCTGGATCAGTTTAAATTCGCCTTCGGCTGGATTCTCCTAGTGCTCTCCGCCCTGATGTTCTGGCAGACCACCCCCGGCTATCTTGAGAAAAACAAAAAAGAACAAGCCATCCTGAAAGAATTCAAGAAACGGGCGGAAGAATGTGCCAAACGGGGCGAGGAAGGCACCAAGTCATGTCCCACGGACCAAAAATAA
- a CDS encoding sigma-54-dependent transcriptional regulator — protein MTAEQTNFSCPEGEFSPSVLIVDDDLDMLAMLERVVRKKCRCEVKTAPSGEKAWEILQEWHPDLVLTDIKMPGLDGLTLLKNIKKEYPAVAVVMMSGHGTVESAITALKNGAYDFIQKPFDQEHLLHILQRCLEHLCLLEKNRRLQSRLADQESFPGFIGRSSKIKEVYRLIGRLADTDVTVLIRGESGTGKELAARSLHGLSARNKKPMVTVNCPALPEQILESELFGYAKGAFSGANHDKKGLFLEANTSTILLDEIGDLPIALQTKLLRVLQEKEIMPLGQTKSLAVDVRVLASTNQDLEEKMRQGLFREDLFYRLNVVTITVPPLRERPEDIPPLAQHFLALFAKEYNHEGLIFAADALPSLVKRHWKGNVRELQNVIKRAVLLADDEIPISAGQLREPETEAPASQTIDHDLHGLHYNLAKQQLVEEFSAAYLTHALQQKCGNVTAAALASGMNRQAFQKLMRRFGLVADKFRTQPDH, from the coding sequence GTGACCGCAGAACAGACCAATTTTTCCTGCCCGGAAGGGGAATTTTCCCCCTCTGTCCTCATCGTTGACGATGACCTCGACATGCTCGCCATGCTGGAACGGGTCGTGCGCAAAAAATGCCGGTGCGAGGTGAAAACCGCTCCCTCCGGGGAAAAGGCCTGGGAGATTCTGCAAGAGTGGCATCCGGACCTTGTCTTGACCGATATCAAGATGCCGGGGCTGGATGGCCTGACGCTGCTGAAAAACATCAAAAAAGAGTATCCGGCCGTCGCCGTGGTCATGATGAGCGGCCACGGCACCGTGGAATCTGCTATTACCGCCCTGAAAAACGGGGCCTATGATTTTATCCAGAAGCCCTTTGACCAAGAACATCTGCTGCATATCCTGCAACGCTGCCTGGAACACCTCTGCCTGCTCGAAAAAAACCGCCGCCTCCAGAGTCGCCTGGCGGATCAGGAGTCCTTCCCCGGATTTATTGGCAGATCCTCAAAAATCAAAGAGGTCTACAGGCTGATCGGCAGGCTTGCCGATACCGATGTCACCGTGCTGATCCGAGGCGAATCGGGCACGGGCAAGGAGTTGGCCGCCCGCTCCCTGCATGGGCTGAGCGCAAGAAATAAAAAACCCATGGTCACGGTGAACTGCCCCGCTCTGCCGGAACAGATCCTGGAAAGCGAGCTCTTCGGCTATGCCAAGGGCGCTTTCTCCGGCGCGAACCACGACAAGAAAGGGTTGTTTCTCGAAGCCAACACCTCAACCATCCTGCTCGACGAAATAGGCGATCTTCCCATTGCCCTCCAGACCAAGCTGCTCCGGGTGCTCCAGGAAAAAGAGATCATGCCCTTGGGCCAGACAAAAAGCCTGGCCGTGGATGTCCGGGTGCTGGCCTCGACCAACCAGGATCTGGAGGAGAAAATGCGCCAGGGGCTTTTCCGGGAAGATCTTTTCTACCGCCTCAATGTGGTGACCATCACCGTCCCGCCGCTTCGGGAACGGCCGGAAGACATCCCTCCCCTGGCGCAACATTTTCTCGCGCTCTTTGCCAAGGAATATAACCACGAGGGGTTAATTTTTGCTGCGGATGCCCTCCCCTCCTTGGTGAAACGGCACTGGAAAGGAAATGTCCGAGAACTTCAGAATGTTATCAAGCGGGCGGTATTGCTTGCCGATGATGAGATCCCCATCTCTGCCGGACAGCTGCGGGAACCGGAAACGGAAGCCCCCGCCTCCCAAACGATTGACCATGATCTGCACGGGCTGCATTACAACCTTGCCAAACAGCAATTGGTGGAGGAGTTCTCCGCCGCTTATCTGACCCACGCCCTGCAGCAAAAATGCGGCAACGTAACGGCCGCCGCCCTGGCAAGCGGCATGAACCGGCAGGCCTTTCAAAAACTCATGCGTCGCTTTGGTCTTGTCGCGGATAAATTCCGCACTCAGCCAGACCACTAA
- a CDS encoding two-component system sensor histidine kinase NtrB: MEEVFNLPLFPVYMVDYLGATVMVILAFCALVFARRLTRLEPKNILWAYFFWFSVVMVVFSISRGMGHLLPYAFRLAHLPEVWDTLDPYSGGLNTIALCGVAILTLHYHSTAVLINRAKMDALSLEIANDRLREAHADLSRLNQTLEQQVEERTHDLRLSEEKFRGFFEGSKDMIYFCDAAGRFSDINESGLRLLGVARRQDIVGQSLAEFFLDRERGAQYRALLFSTGQVKDFEAEFVGREDGPLYLMMTASAITDREGRSLGYQGIAKDLTHFKKMMEQLVHSEKMTSVGQLAAGVAHEINTPLGIILGYAQLLEEDFEEQSEVHETLGIIEKQAKICRRIVADLLNFSRQTQEHNKLYGDLNQCLEEVLAIVNHTLNMDHIFIHRCLAENLPNTCFDNERLRQVFVNLLTNAHHAIGSEGIIGVWTRWHKESDQIEIIIGDSGSGIPQDQLGRIFDPFYTTKGVGKGTGLGLSVSFGIIQDHKGRIEVKSPPLEPELVTLDMHTTFHIFLPIISASQEKEQ; the protein is encoded by the coding sequence ATGGAAGAGGTCTTTAATCTTCCCCTCTTCCCCGTCTACATGGTGGATTATCTCGGCGCCACCGTGATGGTCATTCTCGCTTTTTGCGCCCTGGTTTTTGCCCGGCGTCTCACCCGGCTGGAACCGAAAAACATCCTCTGGGCGTATTTCTTCTGGTTTTCCGTGGTCATGGTGGTTTTTTCCATTTCTCGCGGCATGGGCCATCTTTTGCCCTATGCCTTCCGGCTTGCCCATCTGCCGGAGGTGTGGGATACCCTCGACCCTTATAGCGGGGGATTGAACACCATCGCCCTTTGCGGGGTGGCGATTCTGACCCTGCACTATCATAGTACCGCGGTTTTGATCAACCGGGCCAAGATGGACGCGCTTTCCTTGGAGATTGCCAATGACAGGCTCCGCGAGGCGCATGCCGACCTGTCCCGCCTGAATCAGACCCTGGAACAGCAGGTGGAGGAGCGTACCCACGATTTGCGGCTGTCCGAGGAGAAATTTCGCGGCTTTTTTGAAGGCTCGAAGGATATGATCTATTTTTGTGATGCGGCGGGCAGATTCTCCGACATCAACGAAAGCGGTCTGCGGCTCCTCGGAGTCGCACGGCGGCAGGATATTGTCGGGCAATCCCTGGCCGAGTTTTTTCTCGATCGTGAGCGTGGGGCGCAGTATCGTGCCCTGTTATTCTCGACCGGGCAGGTCAAGGATTTCGAGGCGGAATTTGTCGGCCGGGAGGATGGTCCGTTGTACCTGATGATGACCGCCTCAGCCATTACGGATCGGGAAGGCCGGTCCCTGGGATATCAAGGGATTGCCAAGGATCTCACCCACTTCAAGAAGATGATGGAGCAGTTGGTCCATTCCGAAAAGATGACCTCTGTGGGCCAGCTTGCCGCCGGCGTTGCCCACGAAATCAATACCCCGCTCGGGATTATCCTTGGCTATGCGCAGCTGCTCGAAGAGGATTTTGAGGAGCAGAGCGAGGTGCATGAGACTCTGGGGATCATCGAAAAACAGGCGAAGATCTGTCGGCGGATCGTTGCCGATTTGTTGAATTTTTCGCGACAGACCCAGGAGCACAACAAGCTCTATGGCGATCTCAATCAGTGCCTGGAAGAGGTGCTGGCCATTGTCAATCACACTCTAAATATGGACCATATTTTCATCCATCGCTGCCTTGCCGAAAATCTGCCCAATACCTGCTTTGACAACGAGCGGCTGCGCCAGGTCTTTGTCAATCTCTTGACCAATGCCCACCATGCCATCGGCAGCGAAGGGATTATCGGGGTCTGGACCCGCTGGCATAAGGAGAGCGACCAGATCGAGATCATCATCGGCGATTCCGGCTCCGGTATCCCCCAGGATCAGCTGGGGAGAATCTTTGATCCTTTTTACACCACCAAGGGGGTTGGCAAGGGCACTGGCTTGGGGTTGTCCGTTTCCTTCGGCATTATCCAGGATCATAAAGGGCGGATCGAGGTTAAGTCCCCGCCGCTCGAGCCCGAGCTGGTCACCCTGGACATGCATACGACCTTTCACATCTTCCTGCCGATTATTTCAGCAAGTCAGGAAAAGGAGCAATAA
- a CDS encoding response regulator — MAQILVLDDVLDAGILIQRILQKKGHEVHVFHDEDEALRYVEKNQVDLAILDMNLRKMDGLDVLCEMQKSLPRLPAIMLTGLPKAEMAKQAFSLGAVAYCAKPIDKERLEERVAEALLEGADLPEQ, encoded by the coding sequence GTGGCGCAGATTCTGGTGTTGGACGATGTGCTGGACGCGGGGATTCTGATTCAGAGGATTCTGCAGAAGAAGGGCCATGAGGTGCATGTCTTCCATGACGAGGATGAGGCGCTCCGCTACGTCGAGAAAAACCAGGTGGATCTGGCCATTCTCGATATGAACCTGCGCAAGATGGACGGGTTGGACGTATTGTGCGAGATGCAGAAGTCGTTGCCGCGTCTGCCGGCGATCATGCTGACCGGGTTGCCCAAGGCCGAGATGGCCAAACAGGCGTTTTCCCTTGGGGCGGTAGCCTATTGTGCCAAGCCCATCGACAAAGAGCGGCTGGAAGAGAGGGTGGCCGAGGCCCTGTTGGAGGGGGCGGATCTGCCGGAGCAGTAA
- a CDS encoding YkgJ family cysteine cluster protein, with protein sequence MRLIPFFNDRAMDCTQEYLQLITTLDAEIARVAQRHVATLSCGPGCASCCLAFSVLPLEAAWMRQAIAALPATDQEQLERNLTEDPDRCPLLLDDLCSIYAARPIICRTQGLPLAYVDAAREAIEVSACGLNFPDDHAFTLEHLLFMDPFNTRLAELNQAWCRKRTLDPPTRIPLRELACSTPPKP encoded by the coding sequence ATGCGGTTGATTCCCTTTTTTAATGACCGCGCCATGGACTGCACCCAAGAATACCTTCAACTCATTACAACCCTTGACGCAGAGATCGCCCGCGTCGCACAGCGCCATGTCGCGACCCTTTCCTGCGGCCCGGGCTGCGCCTCCTGCTGCCTCGCCTTCAGCGTGCTGCCCCTTGAAGCGGCCTGGATGCGGCAAGCCATTGCTGCCCTGCCGGCAACCGACCAAGAGCAACTTGAGCGCAACCTTACGGAAGACCCCGATCGCTGCCCCCTGCTCCTTGATGATCTCTGCTCCATCTATGCGGCCCGGCCCATCATCTGCCGGACCCAGGGGTTGCCCCTGGCCTATGTAGACGCAGCACGCGAGGCCATCGAGGTCTCGGCCTGTGGGCTGAATTTCCCGGACGACCATGCCTTTACCCTGGAACACCTCCTGTTCATGGATCCCTTCAACACCCGCCTTGCCGAGCTCAATCAGGCCTGGTGCCGTAAGCGGACTCTGGACCCGCCCACACGCATCCCCCTGCGGGAGCTTGCCTGCTCCACCCCGCCAAAGCCTTAA
- the rdgC gene encoding recombination-associated protein RdgC, translating into MGLLARSASFVRYAVEGDLPPNFWEFAAERIVLNSFRDIDESYEERSVGWVSVLNMFDSEFAYASYAAADHVVLSLRLDERRVSPKVLNKFCLKEEERLKKARQIPKLARAHRVEIKESVKLMLMKKAAPTPAVYDLCWNLAEGTLLFFSTSQKAQELLEEFFKQTFDLSLMLQVPYLTAEHLLDAPGREALADITPAIFI; encoded by the coding sequence ATGGGGTTGTTGGCCAGATCGGCAAGTTTTGTCCGCTATGCGGTGGAAGGGGATTTGCCCCCGAATTTTTGGGAGTTCGCCGCCGAGCGGATCGTCCTGAATTCCTTTCGGGATATTGACGAGAGCTACGAAGAGCGTTCCGTGGGTTGGGTTTCCGTGCTCAATATGTTCGACAGCGAGTTTGCCTATGCCTCCTATGCGGCGGCGGACCATGTCGTGCTTTCCCTGCGCCTTGACGAGCGGCGGGTTTCGCCCAAGGTGCTCAACAAGTTTTGCCTGAAAGAGGAAGAACGGCTCAAAAAGGCGCGGCAGATTCCCAAGCTGGCCCGGGCTCACCGGGTGGAGATCAAGGAGAGCGTCAAGTTGATGCTGATGAAAAAGGCGGCCCCGACCCCGGCGGTCTACGACCTCTGCTGGAATCTGGCCGAGGGGACGCTGCTGTTTTTCTCCACCAGCCAGAAGGCCCAGGAGCTGCTGGAGGAGTTTTTCAAGCAAACCTTTGATCTCAGTCTGATGCTGCAGGTGCCGTATCTCACCGCCGAGCATCTGCTCGATGCCCCGGGCCGCGAGGCCCTGGCCGATATCACCCCCGCAATCTTTATTTGA
- the gatB gene encoding Asp-tRNA(Asn)/Glu-tRNA(Gln) amidotransferase subunit GatB: MEFETVIGLEVHAQLKTKSKIFCGCTTAFGNPPNTNTCPVCLGMPGVLPVLNKTVVEYAMKMAIATNCAIGPMNQFARKNYFYPDLPKGYQISQFDLPIAEHGWVDIEVEGKTRRIGITRIHMEEDAGKLIHDEREPKSYVDLNRTGVPLIEIVSEPDIRSPEEAAAYLKKLHAILRYLDICDGNMQEGSFRCDANISLRPLGQKEFGTRTELKNMNSFKNVQKALEFEVRRQRDRLLDGEKIVQQTLLWDADRNVTNAMRSKEEAHDYRYFPDPDLVPVVIDAAWIEEMRATLPELPDDRKKRFVEQLGLSDNDASVLTSSRELADYFEAALAQYPNGKKLGNWLMTELMRLMKGEEALDISQCPVSPENLAALLGMIDAGTISGKIAKTVFEEMMLSGKDPESVVKEKGLVQMSDQGEILAMVQEIIAANPEQAQQFREGKTKVMGFFVGQLMKQTGGKANPGLANDLFVKALTE, from the coding sequence ATGGAATTTGAAACTGTCATCGGCCTTGAGGTCCATGCCCAGCTCAAAACCAAGAGCAAGATTTTTTGCGGCTGCACCACCGCCTTCGGAAACCCGCCCAATACCAATACCTGCCCGGTCTGCCTCGGCATGCCAGGCGTATTGCCGGTGCTGAACAAAACGGTGGTGGAGTATGCCATGAAGATGGCCATCGCCACCAACTGCGCCATCGGCCCCATGAACCAGTTCGCCCGCAAGAACTATTTTTATCCCGACCTGCCCAAGGGGTACCAGATCTCCCAGTTCGACCTGCCCATCGCCGAACATGGTTGGGTGGATATCGAGGTGGAGGGGAAGACCAGACGCATCGGGATCACCCGCATCCACATGGAGGAGGACGCCGGCAAGCTCATCCACGACGAGCGCGAGCCCAAAAGCTACGTGGACCTCAACCGCACCGGCGTCCCGCTCATCGAGATCGTCAGTGAGCCGGATATCCGTTCGCCGGAGGAAGCCGCCGCCTATCTGAAAAAATTGCACGCCATTCTCCGCTATCTCGACATCTGCGACGGCAACATGCAGGAGGGCAGCTTCCGCTGCGACGCCAATATCTCGCTTCGGCCTCTGGGCCAGAAGGAGTTCGGCACCCGCACCGAGCTCAAGAACATGAACTCCTTTAAAAACGTGCAGAAGGCGTTGGAGTTCGAGGTGCGCCGCCAGCGCGACCGTTTGCTGGACGGGGAGAAGATCGTTCAGCAAACCCTGCTTTGGGATGCGGACCGCAACGTGACCAATGCCATGCGCTCCAAGGAGGAGGCCCACGATTACCGTTATTTTCCGGATCCGGACCTGGTGCCGGTGGTGATCGACGCAGCCTGGATCGAGGAGATGCGCGCCACCCTGCCCGAGCTGCCCGATGATCGGAAAAAGCGTTTCGTGGAGCAGTTGGGCCTGTCGGACAACGACGCCTCGGTGCTCACCTCTTCCCGTGAGCTGGCCGACTATTTCGAGGCGGCCCTGGCCCAGTATCCCAACGGCAAAAAGCTCGGCAACTGGCTGATGACCGAGCTGATGCGGTTGATGAAGGGCGAGGAGGCCTTGGATATCAGCCAGTGCCCGGTCTCTCCCGAGAATCTCGCCGCGCTGCTGGGTATGATCGACGCAGGCACCATCAGCGGCAAGATCGCCAAGACGGTGTTCGAGGAGATGATGCTTTCCGGTAAGGACCCGGAGAGTGTGGTCAAGGAGAAGGGGTTGGTCCAGATGAGCGACCAGGGCGAGATCCTGGCCATGGTTCAGGAGATCATTGCGGCCAATCCCGAGCAGGCCCAACAATTCCGGGAAGGCAAGACCAAGGTCATGGGCTTTTTCGTCGGCCAGCTTATGAAGCAGACCGGGGGCAAGGCCAATCCGGGGCTGGCCAACGATCTGTTTGTGAAGGCGTTGACGGAGTAG
- the radC gene encoding RadC family protein, which translates to MDKTDWQKKGDGHRQRLRDRFLDHGLDGFTDAEVLELLLSLGTPRKDCKETARLLLKQFGSLAQALDASQAELELIEGIGPKNGFALHFVQSVARRYLRQRLKAKEYLRSSREVGEYLVHSMRGLKREVLMAVFLDASLGIIDTQLVAEGTLASNTVHPRELIKMALSHHAASMVIAHNHPSGSLTPSAEDKKLTRHLFIALGFAGIQLLDHLIVGEGEQPFSFADHGLLEDIRRQSRPLIAGE; encoded by the coding sequence ATGGATAAAACCGACTGGCAGAAAAAAGGCGATGGCCACCGGCAGCGGCTGCGGGACAGGTTTCTGGACCACGGCCTTGACGGCTTCACCGATGCCGAGGTGTTGGAACTGCTTCTTTCCCTGGGCACCCCCCGCAAGGATTGCAAGGAAACTGCTCGGCTATTGCTCAAACAGTTTGGTTCCCTGGCCCAGGCCCTGGATGCCAGCCAAGCGGAGCTTGAGCTGATCGAGGGCATCGGGCCGAAGAACGGCTTCGCCCTGCACTTTGTCCAGTCCGTGGCCCGGCGCTATCTGCGGCAGCGGCTGAAGGCCAAGGAGTACCTCCGCTCCTCCCGCGAGGTGGGGGAGTATCTGGTCCATTCCATGCGCGGACTCAAGCGCGAGGTGCTGATGGCGGTTTTCCTCGACGCCTCCTTGGGGATCATCGACACCCAGCTGGTGGCGGAAGGCACCTTGGCCAGCAATACCGTGCATCCCAGGGAGTTGATCAAGATGGCCCTTTCGCACCACGCCGCCTCAATGGTCATCGCCCACAACCATCCCTCCGGCAGCCTGACCCCTTCGGCGGAGGATAAAAAACTCACCCGCCATCTCTTCATCGCCCTGGGCTTTGCCGGGATTCAGCTCCTCGATCATCTCATCGTGGGGGAGGGGGAGCAGCCTTTCAGCTTCGCCGATCACGGGTTGCTGGAGGATATCCGTCGCCAGTCCCGTCCGCTTATCGCCGGAGAGTGA